Below is a window of Impatiens glandulifera chromosome 2, dImpGla2.1, whole genome shotgun sequence DNA.
ATGGTTTTGTCATTTCTCTTTTGGATCTATccatttgaacttagtttttgTTGCATTCCAGTATACGTAATGACCTCAAAAACCCCTTTTGAATAGACCAGTTTGCTCTTTGGGTTTGATTCTATAGTTCTGTATTGTAAGTTGTAACACAATTGGATCAATTTAGTTGGCATCCTTTTCTTTAAAAGCAAATGCTGTCAATCTAGAATCCAAGTCCATGAATATTTACATATAGTAAGTAATATGTTTCAAAGTATGTTAATAGAACAAAAACATTCACAATTTCTTCCTACTTTTCTCCAAGATTTCATCCCTATCTATGAATCGATCAAGCAAGTCCTGTTCTCGTAGAACCATACATTCTTTCTCCCTTCCAAACCACTTGTAACGCCTCTTGGCTACATAATCATAGGCCGCATCCCTCAATGGTCTTGGAACAATCATCATACTGCTCATTGTGGAGTATGGGAAAGGCAGATAAGAAAATACTCTCAATGCAGCTGCAGCACCCAAACAAAATACATATGTTAATCATAAAATGACATAAAACAAAAGAATCAAATAATTCTAATTCTGACCAGTAGAACCTTGGTGATATACACCCAGGCCTTCAATGAATATGAAACGGCGAAGAACATCCTCTCTGTCAACACCACACGCACTCATGTATGGCTCAGCAGCCTTTGATTGAACACAACAGAATTTTATCTTCTTGTATTTGTCTGCCCTAATCACCCATTTTACACCTGATACCGATTTcaccataatatatatattaacaaatctCAAGTATGGAGAAGAAAATACAAACAACTCGGATCGCTCACAATCAGCAAAATATATTCGAAAAGAAACAAAGCATATTCACAAAAACCTAATTTTGTCAAAAACGCATTTTTTGAAATATGCATTTCTACGACACACCACCACCTGTATGGCAAAGAGGACAAACTCCATCATAAACGACGACGCGAGGCTGAAGCAAAGAAGGAATGGAGGCTATGGTGGACGGAGGCGCTTGTTCCAGAAACAGATCCTCTCCAATAACATCGGCGGAGGTACTATTCGCCGCCACAATCCCAAACCTATGTGAAGCTGATGAAGATGATCGGAACGATTCGATCGGCGGCGAGAAGGCTCTGGTCCTGTCTCCCGCCGCATTCACCGTCCGACCAACGAATCTTCTCAACATTACTATTATTTGGAAGCGAGAATTCGCCGGAGTATTGTTCGAAGAAGAATCGTTTTGTCAAAACCTTAACCAACTTCTTGTCGGTTTCAATGGTGTGAATGAATCTTATTGATCACGTCAAGTTGGTTAGAACGAGGCCCAAGGCCCATATGTTAAAAGACTACCTTATTAAGCCCATGAAtacattaaaacattaaatctAGTAATAATTAAAAAGCCCAATGAGTAATTGGGccaataaatattaatgttgtgagatttgaaaagaatttaattattaagaagaaatatcGTTTTCAAATAATCACGTGGTGTGGAGACGAGACAATTGAGTGTGGatacaaagaaaaaaacaacGTAGAGAAAGCGATATGAACCtaacagaaaaaataaaataaaataaaaataaattataaataagagaTTGGGGAAGAAACAACTGGCAATAAGGAGCGGATTAAAGGGCCCATTAAGCCCATCAATTTGCGTCAAACTTAATTGTATGGGGTCATCTCTTATTCTAACTCCCCCTTAAGCTTTAGGTTAATAATCCCCATTGATTTAAgatttaaattgtatttatttatttgtttaagatatttattttctgACGACGCATTTATATGAGATGAGACGTTAGACACTTGGGTCAATCTTCTTTAAGCTTCTCTTCATTTATTATCAGTGATGGTGGTGGTAGTGGTAGTGGTAGGAAGTTATTTCCTTACCAATCCCAATCtaataattataactatttttctATAGTACAAATGGTTGTGACCTAACAACTGCATTATGTATTTCACTAATAAAAATATCCATAATATCTTTAAACTCACTATTAACTCAAAagggatttatttttatttaaaaggatCTAAACCCTCCTATTCAAATTTTACTAAGTTGAGGTGGAGTTGCATGATGGTAActgatataaaaagaaaaaaaagaaaaaaaggatgCGCTAATGTGTCAATGATTTATGACCAGTTCAAGTTAGGTGCATATAAAGAAAATAGAAGAGACTAGATCGATAGAATGGttagttatattattttggccaactaactttatattatttatttattgtcaCAATAGATAAGTACTAAGCTATATTCAAAGaagataattaatttgagtGTCATTATTTTATTTGCGAAAATTGCCCACATGACTCCTTACGAAATAAGTTGTGggatttcaaattttattcaaaaatttcgTTTTTTCAATGGAGTGTCATGAATAGAAATATCTTGATGAATGAAAAAACGATGCATTATAATTAGTCGTTGTAGAATGTGTTGCGAAGATGTAGATATCGCACCTCGTTTGTTTTTGCATTGTAAAGGAGTGAACTGCGGATTGTAGTATATTTTGGAACATGAGTGATATTGAGTGACTGACATTTCAGTCAATCGTCGGTTGTTGGaatgttttgataaaaatcGTGAGTTTGGTTGGATTGAGTCGATGGGTCTTTATCCcgattattttttggtggactacTTGGCTCGAAAGAAACCGTAGGACGTTCATTGATCGTAGTCGACTAATGTGTTTACTACACaacactattattatgacgatatGGAAGATCTCTTCTGGAAAATCGGTAGAGAAGGTCGGTGAACTCATTAATCTTTTCTTGAGGATCTTCGAGCTCATTAATGAtagattttatgttatgttatgtttgtttatattattattattgttctcAAATGATTATTCTCGTTGTGTTTTGGGTGTATTTGTCgtgtttttgtattgtttttatcgttatgtttaaataattttcatttatattataattaaacaatcaATTTGAGTATTTGCTTGATTagagaaaatgaaaaattatttgaaaaaagacAATGTGAAAGGGGTATAAACTTCCCAACAATCAAAAACTCAGCCGTTTTGTCATTTGTATCAACTATAAGCCATAGTTATTCTCTTCATTtagtcataatatatatttggtcTGCTTTAAGAATTTGAAAGTCTTTTTATTAAGATTGAAGATTATGACCCACATATTGAAATGCCAATAGCTagctcttaattaattaatattataagaaCACGATGTTGATATGACAATcatagaataatttatttttgactaAATACAAGAAACTTAATTACTTGTATTTCAAAATTCAACAAGTCTCAAAAGTTATTAACTGTCAATAAATAATACGACTATGAGTTGATCTGCTTGTCATAATTAACttagttaattatattgatGATGATTGATTGTCTAATTGATTTATGTTCTCCTCATTCAATATATTGTGATTGATGAGATTTTGATGTAACTTGTATTTTTTTACtgttaaaataatcaaatttcgtcggtcaaaattaaattacagtCAACAATTAACTGTACTTTAATAGTCAATTATCACAAACGTaaaaaacattgaataaataaattttaattaagaaggATAGTTACAATAAATATAGTTTAAGTAAATAAGGACAAAACATTATAAACATCTGACAATGAATGAAGcacaattgaaaataaaataacataaaatattaccAACATCCCCATGAAAATAAACCCAGAcaccaacaaaataaaataaaataatatatatatatatatataacatcacaaagagtttcaaatattttatggaCGGTtgcatcttttttttttttacttattttgatttgttttttattcatttaattaaacttttttttgtaaatagttatttgttcaaatttttttattaatttacttaaaaaaatatttaatctcaaATGTTATGGAActgttttcaaaatttaatccaaaaataagaatttcatagaataagaaaaaaaattagttatgtaatttaaaaaaaaaaacatttaaattgaGACATTGCatttgatttcataaaataCTGATCCtgaatatatctatatattctCAAGTTCTATGGACAAACCAATTCGACCCATTTGTCATATATCGTGTTtgtttcatataaataaataataaatttatatgaaacTCTAAATTAAGATATACTAACTACATTATTAGTATAGGCCCAAAAACAATCAAATGCACGTTAATTAACAATTGTTCTTACTAAACATCAAAACACAAGTTCTTATAGatatattacaatttaaattttatatgagttttcattatt
It encodes the following:
- the LOC124926702 gene encoding uncharacterized protein YuxK, whose amino-acid sequence is MLRRFVGRTVNAAGDRTRAFSPPIESFRSSSSASHRFGIVAANSTSADVIGEDLFLEQAPPSTIASIPSLLQPRVVVYDGVCPLCHTGVKWVIRADKYKKIKFCCVQSKAAEPYMSACGVDREDVLRRFIFIEGLGVYHQGSTAALRVFSYLPFPYSTMSSMMIVPRPLRDAAYDYVAKRRYKWFGREKECMVLREQDLLDRFIDRDEILEKSRKKL